The DNA region CGAGTCCGATCTCCTGCTTCTGGTCGCGGAAGCACCGTTCGACGCGCCACCGCGAGAACGCAACCAGCAACAACGTCTCGATGGTCGTGTCGGACGGGGCGTTGCTGATGAAATACTTCACCTCATCGTGGTTCAATGCGTTGCGGGCGACGAGCAGGTGGAGTTCGATCCCCGGCAACCCGTCGTCGTTCTTCATGACGATGCGGGCGTGCTTCGCCTCCCACACGAGCGGCCCCTTCTCGCCGTCCTTCACGTAGTACCGGGTCCACGCTTGATCACGCAGCTCGGGCCAGTTCTCGGCGAGGTCTTGCACGCTCTGCGGGGCGCTCGCTGCGGCGACCAACCGCGGGACCTTGCGGGGCCGGCCGCGACCGCCGCGGCGAAAGGGTCGCTCCGTCACGCGCGGCCGGTCGGTCCAACACGAGAACGTCGTCGGGACCTCGGCGACGAAGCGTTGCTTTCGACCGTCCAAGCCCTGCAAAAACAGCGGCTTTCCGCCGTAGCCTTCGTCGAACGTCAGCCAGTCGAACATCACGCCGTGGGCCGCGGCCCGATCGCAAAGCTCCAGGGCGATCTTCCACTTGGAGCGGTAGACCATGTCCTCGGGAATGCCGGCGGCCCGACACCGCTGGCGGTCCTCCGACCAACTCTCCGGCAAGAACAGCTCGCCGTCGACCAGCGCGTGGAAGTCGCCGGTCGCGTAGCCCAAGTGGACCGTGACGATGCCGTTCTCCTGCTTGCCGACGCAGCCGCAGTACTGCCGCTGCACGCCGGGCGTCTTGTCCCCCTTCTTGACGTCGCTCGTTTCGTCGATCAGGCCGATCGAGTGCGGCCCCGCATGATCTCGGAGGACGATCTCTTGGAGTCGCCGGCGCACGGCGTCTTCGTCCCAGCGGTGCTGGGCCAGGAACTCTTGCAGCGTCCGCGGCGCCACTCCGGCGGCCAGCGCCATCGGCTCGCAACTCTTCGCGGGCAGTTCGGAGAGTTGGCCTTCGACGTAGGTTGGCAAGTGCGCACGAGTATCCCGACGCGAGAAACAGGCGTCGAATTCGTGCAAGTAACTCGTCAATTCCGGCTTCAAACGGCGGATCTCATCGGCGTCCATGCTAGCGGCCCTGCGCCAGGTCGCCCCCCTGCGACACCAACAACATGGCCGATCGCCCAAACGCAAACAAGATCAACGTAGCGCTGTAGTACTAAACGGGCGACGAGAACCTCTCTGGGGGTGCGCCAAAGCTAGCCAACCTGGGCCGACGCGTCAACGAATTCGGTTCCCGGCGTCTCTTGGGTCCCCTAGAATGGGAGGCCGAAAAGGGGACGATGTGCTCCACCTGACCTTACGCGCCTATCGAGGATTCCAACCATGCCTTGCCCCGGCGCCCGAACGGCAGCGGCGATTGTAGCGGCGTTGCTTTGCGTCGGCGGCGCGGGGGGCCAGGCCCCCGGCGCCGGCGCACCGGCGGAGCTGCCGCCCGGCAAACTGGGTGAGGCGATCGCGCTGGGGCGGGCGATCGTCGAGAACACCAAGGACCACCCGCTGTCGAAGCCATTCGTGGGCAACGCACTCAACTGCACTTCGTGCCACTTAGACAACGGCACGCACCCCGAGGCCGCCACGTTCCTAGGCGTCGCGGCCGCCTACCCGGCCTGGTCGCCGCGGGAGGCGCGCGTCATCACGCTCGAGCAGCGCGTGCAGAACTGCTTTATCCGCAGCGAGAACGGCGCCCGGCCCCCGCTCGGGGGCGAAGTCGCGACCGCCATCACCGCCTACATCACGTGGCTCTCTACCGGGCAGCCTATCCAGCAGAACGCCGACCGCCCGTTGGGCCCCCGGGCCATGCGGGCGCTCGAAGTGGAAGGCGGCGACGCGGAGCGGGGCGCTGCGCTGTACGCCGATCACTGCGTCTCCTGCCACGGCGATCAGGGCGAGGGAGACGACGTTTCTCCCCCGCTGTGGGGCGACCAGTCGTACAACGACGGCGCCGGGATGAGCCAAGCGCCCAAGCTGGCGTCGTACCTCAAGGTGGCCATGCCGCTAGACGACCCCATCCTCAGCGAGCAAGAAGCAACCGACATCGCCGCGTACGTCAACGGCCACGCCCGCCCAAGGTTCCGCCTGTCGGACCACGCCGAACCGGCGCCTTAGCCCGTCGCGACCGGTCGCCGGCGAACCGAGCTGCTGCTTCCCACACATTCTCGAATCGACGCAAGTTCGTCATGTACGTAGTGGGCTCCGATCCCAACGCGGTGGGCGCCCCCGGCGACTACAACGGCGATTCCTTCGTCGATGCCGCCGACTACACCGTCTGGCGTGACAACCTGGGCCTGAGTCTGACCAACCTGCAGAACACCGACCCGAACAACCTCAGCGGCACGGTGCAGGCCAGCGACTACGACTATTGGAAGGACAACTTCCCCGGCCCGGCCGTTGACGGCGCCATCGGCGGCGCGCCGGTCCCCGAGCCCGCTTCGTGGCTGCTGCTTGCCGGGGGGGTCGCGCTCGCCGCCGCCGTGAGGCGCCGGTAGTACGCTGGGGCCTCGCCAAGGCGGCGCGTTTTATTGCTGCCGCCTTCCGCGGTCGGCCTGCGTGTAGCGTCCGCTTTTGTCTGCTCCGCCCAACAGCGCGCCTGCGCCAGGTCGCATCCTACCGGCGCCGGCCCGCTACGCAGGCCAGCGCGGCGAGCGTAATGAGCGCCAGCGCGCCCGGTTCGGGCACGTATACCACCCCGGGCGAGAACTCGTTGTTCTCGGGCATGCCCAACACCGGCAGCAGCCCCTGGATGGTGGTGTCGACCTGCATCAGGTTGTCGGGGTCGGCCGCGTTCTC from Pirellulimonas nuda includes:
- a CDS encoding IS701 family transposase — its product is MDADEIRRLKPELTSYLHEFDACFSRRDTRAHLPTYVEGQLSELPAKSCEPMALAAGVAPRTLQEFLAQHRWDEDAVRRRLQEIVLRDHAGPHSIGLIDETSDVKKGDKTPGVQRQYCGCVGKQENGIVTVHLGYATGDFHALVDGELFLPESWSEDRQRCRAAGIPEDMVYRSKWKIALELCDRAAAHGVMFDWLTFDEGYGGKPLFLQGLDGRKQRFVAEVPTTFSCWTDRPRVTERPFRRGGRGRPRKVPRLVAAASAPQSVQDLAENWPELRDQAWTRYYVKDGEKGPLVWEAKHARIVMKNDDGLPGIELHLLVARNALNHDEVKYFISNAPSDTTIETLLLVAFSRWRVERCFRDQKQEIGLDQWEGRCYLGLKRHLILSCVSYLFLARCRERLRGKKSGGHGLPSPRRRRRAAAELAA
- a CDS encoding c-type cytochrome, with protein sequence MPCPGARTAAAIVAALLCVGGAGGQAPGAGAPAELPPGKLGEAIALGRAIVENTKDHPLSKPFVGNALNCTSCHLDNGTHPEAATFLGVAAAYPAWSPREARVITLEQRVQNCFIRSENGARPPLGGEVATAITAYITWLSTGQPIQQNADRPLGPRAMRALEVEGGDAERGAALYADHCVSCHGDQGEGDDVSPPLWGDQSYNDGAGMSQAPKLASYLKVAMPLDDPILSEQEATDIAAYVNGHARPRFRLSDHAEPAP
- a CDS encoding PEP-CTERM sorting domain-containing protein — encoded protein: MYVVGSDPNAVGAPGDYNGDSFVDAADYTVWRDNLGLSLTNLQNTDPNNLSGTVQASDYDYWKDNFPGPAVDGAIGGAPVPEPASWLLLAGGVALAAAVRRR